A stretch of the Microtus ochrogaster isolate Prairie Vole_2 chromosome X, MicOch1.0, whole genome shotgun sequence genome encodes the following:
- the Ndufb11 gene encoding NADH dehydrogenase [ubiquinone] 1 beta subcomplex subunit 11, mitochondrial: protein MAAKLLSLYARRLLAAAAIRQLPAARVRWESSRAVISPSAVERKRSGEPTTLWQEDPEPEDENLYAKNPDFHGYDQDPVVDVWNMRAVFFFGFSIVLVFGTTFVAYLPDYRMQEWARREAERLVKYRETNGLPIMESNCFDPSKIQLPEED from the exons ATGGCGGCCAAGCTGTTAAGTTTATATGCTCGCCGCCTTTTGGCAGCAGCGGCTATACGACAGCTCCCGGCTGCCCGCGTTCGCTGGGAGTCCTCCAGGGCTGTAATCTCCCCGTCTGCTGTGGAGAGAAAGCGGTCAGGAGAACCGACCACTCTCTGGCAGGAGGACCCAGAACCCGAGGACGAAAACCTCTACGCGAAG AACCCAGACTTTCACGGCTATGACCAGGACCCTGTGGTGGACGTCTGGAACATGCGAGCTgtcttcttctttggtttttccatCGTCCTGGTCTTTGGTACCACTTTTGTGGCATATCTGCCTGACTACAG GATGCAAGAATGGGCCCGCCGGGAAGCTGAGAGACTTGTAAAATACCGAGAAACCAACGGTCTCCCCATCATGGAATCCAACTGTTTTGATCCCAGCAAGATCCAGTTACCAGAAGAAGACTGA